The Candidatus Hydrogenedentota bacterium genome segment CTGCAGAAAGGCGATAACGGCCCGCTCGATTGCCGCGCCCGCTTCCGTTTCGCCGAGATGCTCGAGCAGCATTTGCCCGGCGCAGATGCACGCTATCGGATTGATGACGCCCATGCCCGTGTATTTCGGCGCGCTGCCGCCGATGGGTTCGAACATCGACACCCCGTTGGGATTGATGTTGCCGCCCGCCGCGACGCCCATGCCGCCCTGGATCATGGCGCCGAGATCCGTGATGATGTCGCCGAACATGTTGCCCGTCACGATCACGTCGAACCACTCGGGGTTCTTCACCATCCACATGGTCGTGGCGTCGACGTGATAGTACTCGCGCTTGATGTCGGGAAAATCGCGCGCGCCCATTTCGTGGAAAGCGCGTTCCCACAGGTCGTAGACGTAGGTCAGCACGTTGGTCTTGCCGCACAGCGCCAGCGCGTTCTTCTTGTTCCGCTTGCGCGTGTATTCAAACGCGTACTGGAGGCAGCGGTCCACCTCGTTGCGCGTGTACACGCTGCACTGCATCGCCACCTCGTAAGGCGTGCCCTTGCGCTGCACGCCGCCGATGCCCGTGTACATGTCGGCGGAGTTCTCGCGGACCACGACGAAATCGATGTCTTCCGGGCCTTTGT includes the following:
- a CDS encoding 3-isopropylmalate dehydrogenase gives rise to the protein MAKYKIALLPGDGTGPEVLREGVKVLEAAAARFGFRFDTAPYDFGGDRYLATGEVLPDSAMDELRQHDAIFLGAIGHPDVKPGILEKGILLRVRFELDQYINLRPVKLYPNVETPLKDKGPEDIDFVVVRENSADMYTGIGGVQRKGTPYEVAMQCSVYTRNEVDRCLQYAFEYTRKRNKKNALALCGKTNVLTYVYDLWERAFHEMGARDFPDIKREYYHVDATTMWMVKNPEWFDVIVTGNMFGDIITDLGAMIQGGMGVAAGGNINPNGVSMFEPIGGSAPKYTGMGVINPIACICAGQMLLEHLGETEAGAAIERAVIAFLQSDKCPGMSAREIKEKGSSTAKIGDAIAEFTATV